A genome region from Natranaeroarchaeum sulfidigenes includes the following:
- a CDS encoding DUF7266 family protein, with protein sequence MSRKQSFPADRRAVSVTITHVLTIGITTILISGLLIGTGTLLDSQKDRATYDEKSTIGDRLASEITAVEQSALRADEDEDVDVVVRTEHPRQLSGGQYFVTLSDDCDVWERDYCLELDSGQTDTVEIPLHLEEDPDEDDLNEPVQGGEIWIQSDGDSITLSQERPDT encoded by the coding sequence ATGAGCCGAAAACAATCCTTCCCAGCTGACCGACGCGCTGTCTCGGTGACGATCACGCACGTCCTCACGATCGGGATCACGACGATCCTGATTTCGGGGCTGCTGATCGGGACCGGGACGCTTCTGGATAGCCAGAAGGATCGCGCGACTTACGACGAGAAATCGACGATCGGTGATCGGCTCGCAAGCGAAATTACGGCGGTCGAGCAGTCCGCACTGCGGGCCGACGAGGACGAGGATGTGGATGTGGTCGTCCGGACCGAGCATCCACGCCAACTCTCTGGTGGCCAGTACTTTGTGACCTTGAGCGACGACTGTGACGTGTGGGAACGGGACTACTGCCTCGAACTAGATTCTGGACAGACAGACACTGTTGAAATACCGCTCCACCTCGAAGAGGACCCAGACGAGGACGATCTTAACGAACCGGTTCAGGGCGGAGAGATCTGGATCCAGTCCGACGGTGACAGCATCACACTATCTCAGGAGCGACCAGACACATGA
- a CDS encoding DUF7288 family protein produces MADTRGQAFTLEGVIGAMILLTAVLFALNSAVLLPSTGETGNQAQIEQEAKDVMEVAGQEDLSEIVRCYDPDNEEWFGDEDTEPETGLPGDTDLHTLINGTFADRDRSVNIEVVPADGTEGRIVYQGASTRDGVTVSRTVTLYEDDPLMEGSGCGSPQNGEEVTNDNYPVDEAEEGDPEHIYNVVEVRLTIR; encoded by the coding sequence ATGGCCGACACACGAGGACAGGCGTTCACGCTCGAAGGCGTCATCGGCGCGATGATTCTCCTGACTGCCGTTCTCTTCGCGCTGAACTCCGCCGTGTTGCTCCCCTCGACTGGCGAGACCGGAAATCAGGCACAGATCGAACAGGAGGCAAAGGATGTGATGGAGGTCGCTGGTCAGGAAGACCTCTCGGAAATCGTTCGATGTTACGATCCGGACAACGAGGAGTGGTTCGGCGACGAAGATACGGAACCGGAGACAGGACTCCCAGGAGACACGGACCTCCATACACTTATTAACGGCACGTTCGCAGACCGGGATCGGTCGGTGAATATTGAAGTAGTACCTGCCGACGGTACTGAGGGTAGAATCGTCTACCAAGGAGCGTCGACTCGGGACGGCGTGACGGTCAGCCGGACGGTGACGCTGTACGAGGACGACCCGCTGATGGAGGGTTCCGGCTGTGGGAGTCCACAGAACGGTGAGGAAGTCACAAACGATAACTATCCAGTAGATGAGGCCGAGGAGGGCGACCCTGAGCACATATACAACGTTGTCGAGGTGCGATTGACGATCCGATAA
- a CDS encoding ATPase, T2SS/T4P/T4SS family, translating into MAIDDADQSGSRGFESADESAAPTEDEQESSSDTVRVGEYTWADFMEEFGYGDEVDDLYPDPPEEELGLDSGDDEELEPPKPTGEDWQNTSLDPAAYLGFQPDGFADVVSDFAAPWAKDWDRTLWSYIDPMQTSAVKDEYEWEHFKQEFYYEGRGTDVQAPRDSNGEPIPWEPSEYLGFDPETIGGRLHAGGDRAKILSDLIDERTVNVREEVDEDEFFSTDSGYTTVVNRYDLEKAVPMAKKLHFREENRYWVNKPYAFVILFHSEKENEKKYYLIEPYQNEIEDNLREFLTGKLRTAIKYADDEIATAGDEESRKDVLDRETKRLLRRYDLFSATADQESGIVDEIKKLMGKDVEDDDEERQIDGIEVRPEPAVLADDPEDLTEYQVEKLLYLLKRDFIGYERIDGIKHDINVEDISCDGYNSPVFVYHTDYEQIISNVYHGKEELDDFVVKLAQRSGKGISKRRPQVDATLPDGSRSQLTLGREVSDHGTNYTIRQFKDVPFTPIDLINWNTFSLDEMAFLWLCIENHKSLIFAGGTASGKTTSLNAVSLFIPSNTKIVSIEDTREVELPQRNWIASITRPSFSDDDEGDVDEFDLLEAALRQRPDYIVMGEIRGEEGRTLFQVMSTGHTTYTTFHADSVGEVLKRFTTEPINVSKTMFTALDLVSIQTQTRVQGHKVRRNKELTEVNHYDAENDEINVQDVYQWQAETDEFLKMGESNTLEEIKFDRGWGQERLDRELEERRTILAYLIKNDLSEYSKVAATIQAYINDPDTILTLIANGQLEESLEDLREMESVLIDVDPEKEALVPRPSADEEGMNEATDVLERAQESIFEEYRGKTPSGLSATLDDMAESADTEATSDTDEFDVTDDAFGVDEDSFDFGMDDVDDPDWLSEEDGFFFGSDDSTGEANADAGGTDTVATDARDAIENLSAGGADVEGTTDSRSDLPASVPDDEAASATAPEASETTTSPNAGSTAGSDADPAEARSDATAESSTDIPQSPETETDSEPGGDSASAPIPDDMPEQDTEAQAPVDTDEPVTPAWDDGTGSDSDTEESGKSEEEPIDDTGSVFGETPESSVFSEYEGPDDGSLFDDRDEKPFGEDAGPVETDVDQRGAPSRVESDGESDVGGDQSTAAESEPEITIEVPDEEGATTDADNASDSTETEVTETEKTDEPEIEPSAESPRHVEPDTESHDATGPDEQASQPDQPEADGDDGGTVFDEIDSDEDGTVFDEIDSDEDEERDGDIVDERIEGFEYVEFDAEDGED; encoded by the coding sequence ATGGCTATTGATGACGCCGACCAGTCGGGGTCACGTGGATTCGAATCCGCCGATGAGTCGGCCGCTCCCACCGAGGACGAGCAAGAGTCGTCCTCGGATACTGTGCGTGTCGGGGAGTACACCTGGGCCGATTTTATGGAGGAGTTTGGCTACGGTGATGAGGTCGACGATCTGTATCCGGATCCGCCCGAGGAAGAACTCGGTCTGGACAGTGGTGACGACGAGGAGCTGGAGCCTCCGAAGCCGACTGGCGAGGACTGGCAGAATACGTCGCTCGATCCAGCCGCGTATCTCGGGTTCCAGCCGGACGGCTTTGCCGATGTCGTCAGCGACTTTGCCGCACCGTGGGCGAAAGACTGGGACCGGACGCTCTGGTCGTATATCGACCCGATGCAGACGTCCGCGGTCAAAGACGAGTACGAGTGGGAACACTTCAAGCAGGAGTTCTACTACGAGGGCCGGGGAACGGATGTACAGGCACCCAGAGACTCGAATGGCGAACCGATCCCCTGGGAGCCCTCGGAGTATCTGGGATTCGATCCGGAGACTATAGGGGGTCGGCTGCATGCCGGTGGCGACCGGGCAAAGATACTCTCCGATCTCATCGATGAGCGAACGGTCAACGTTCGCGAGGAGGTCGACGAAGACGAGTTTTTCAGCACCGACAGTGGCTACACAACGGTCGTCAATCGGTACGACCTCGAAAAGGCCGTACCCATGGCCAAAAAGCTCCACTTCCGTGAGGAGAACCGCTACTGGGTCAACAAACCCTACGCGTTCGTCATTCTCTTTCATTCCGAAAAAGAAAACGAGAAAAAGTACTATCTGATCGAACCGTATCAAAACGAAATCGAGGACAACCTCCGGGAGTTCCTCACTGGGAAACTCCGGACGGCGATCAAGTACGCTGACGACGAGATAGCGACCGCCGGTGATGAGGAAAGTCGAAAGGACGTCCTTGATCGAGAGACAAAGCGGCTCCTCAGACGATACGATCTGTTCAGCGCTACCGCGGACCAGGAAAGTGGTATCGTCGACGAGATCAAGAAGCTGATGGGGAAAGACGTCGAAGACGACGATGAGGAGCGGCAAATCGATGGGATCGAGGTCCGCCCGGAACCTGCGGTCCTAGCTGACGATCCGGAAGATCTAACAGAGTATCAGGTCGAGAAGCTTCTCTATCTGCTGAAACGTGACTTCATCGGCTACGAGCGGATCGACGGTATCAAACACGACATCAACGTCGAGGATATCTCCTGTGACGGCTACAACTCGCCCGTCTTCGTGTATCATACCGACTACGAGCAGATCATCTCGAACGTCTACCACGGAAAGGAGGAACTCGACGACTTCGTCGTAAAACTGGCCCAGCGTTCCGGGAAGGGTATCAGCAAGCGACGTCCACAGGTCGACGCCACGCTGCCCGATGGCTCGCGATCACAGCTAACGCTCGGCCGGGAGGTGTCCGACCACGGGACGAACTACACGATCCGGCAGTTCAAAGACGTCCCCTTTACCCCGATCGATCTGATCAACTGGAACACCTTCAGCCTCGACGAGATGGCCTTTCTGTGGCTCTGTATCGAGAACCACAAGAGCCTGATCTTCGCGGGAGGTACCGCATCCGGGAAGACGACCAGCCTGAATGCAGTGTCACTGTTTATTCCCTCGAACACGAAGATAGTCTCTATCGAGGACACCCGCGAGGTCGAGTTGCCACAGCGAAACTGGATCGCCAGTATCACCCGACCATCCTTCTCTGACGACGACGAGGGGGATGTCGACGAGTTCGATCTGCTGGAGGCCGCACTGCGACAGCGCCCGGATTACATCGTCATGGGTGAGATCCGTGGTGAAGAGGGTCGGACGCTTTTTCAGGTTATGTCTACCGGCCACACCACCTACACGACGTTCCACGCAGACAGCGTCGGTGAGGTGCTCAAACGGTTCACCACCGAGCCGATCAACGTCTCGAAGACGATGTTCACGGCGCTGGATCTGGTTTCCATCCAGACTCAGACACGCGTGCAGGGCCACAAGGTCCGTCGAAACAAAGAGCTGACAGAGGTCAACCACTACGACGCCGAAAACGACGAAATCAACGTCCAGGACGTCTACCAGTGGCAGGCTGAAACTGACGAGTTCCTCAAGATGGGCGAGTCCAACACCTTAGAAGAGATTAAATTCGATCGAGGGTGGGGCCAAGAACGCCTCGACCGTGAACTCGAGGAACGTCGGACCATCCTCGCGTACCTCATCAAAAACGACCTCAGCGAATACAGCAAGGTCGCCGCGACGATCCAGGCGTACATCAATGATCCGGACACGATTCTGACGTTGATTGCCAACGGCCAACTCGAAGAGAGTCTCGAAGACCTCCGTGAGATGGAAAGCGTTCTGATCGATGTCGACCCCGAAAAAGAGGCGCTTGTGCCGCGACCATCCGCGGACGAGGAGGGAATGAACGAGGCCACGGACGTTCTCGAACGCGCACAGGAGTCGATCTTCGAGGAGTATCGTGGCAAGACGCCGAGCGGACTCTCTGCCACATTGGACGACATGGCCGAGTCGGCAGACACGGAAGCCACCAGCGATACCGACGAGTTCGACGTGACGGACGACGCGTTCGGCGTGGATGAAGACAGCTTCGATTTCGGCATGGATGATGTCGACGATCCCGACTGGCTCTCGGAGGAGGACGGATTCTTCTTCGGCAGCGACGATTCGACAGGGGAAGCGAATGCGGACGCGGGTGGAACCGATACGGTTGCAACGGACGCACGGGATGCGATCGAGAACCTTTCGGCAGGAGGTGCTGACGTCGAAGGGACTACCGACTCCCGCTCAGACCTACCGGCGAGTGTTCCTGACGACGAGGCCGCATCAGCGACCGCCCCGGAGGCATCGGAAACCACCACCTCGCCAAACGCCGGATCCACAGCAGGCTCGGACGCCGACCCAGCGGAAGCGCGTAGCGACGCCACAGCCGAGTCCTCGACCGATATCCCACAGTCCCCCGAAACGGAGACAGACAGTGAGCCGGGGGGCGATAGCGCGAGCGCTCCCATCCCGGACGATATGCCAGAACAGGATACGGAAGCGCAAGCTCCTGTGGACACCGACGAGCCGGTTACTCCCGCGTGGGACGATGGCACCGGAAGCGATTCCGATACCGAAGAGAGCGGCAAGTCCGAGGAGGAACCGATCGATGACACCGGGAGCGTCTTTGGGGAGACGCCGGAATCCAGCGTATTCAGTGAGTACGAGGGGCCGGACGACGGGTCTCTGTTCGATGATCGTGACGAAAAACCGTTCGGCGAGGATGCAGGACCGGTCGAGACTGACGTCGATCAACGTGGCGCACCCTCCCGAGTAGAATCCGATGGTGAGTCCGACGTGGGTGGGGATCAGTCGACGGCCGCCGAGTCAGAACCGGAGATTACGATCGAAGTACCTGACGAGGAAGGGGCGACGACAGACGCAGACAACGCGTCAGACAGTACCGAAACCGAAGTTACGGAGACCGAGAAAACCGACGAACCGGAGATCGAACCCTCTGCAGAGAGTCCGAGACACGTCGAACCGGACACCGAGTCCCACGATGCGACCGGCCCTGACGAACAGGCTTCACAGCCGGATCAGCCCGAGGCGGATGGTGACGATGGGGGGACGGTCTTCGACGAGATCGATAGCGACGAGGACGGAACCGTCTTCGACGAGATCGATAGCGACGAGGACGAAGAGCGCGACGGTGACATCGTCGACGAGCGGATAGAAGGGTTCGAGTACGTCGAGTTCGACGCGGAGGACGGTGAAGACTGA
- a CDS encoding DUF7261 family protein, which produces MTEHTDNRGQLILAGAVVFSLVLIGIVVVFSTTLFTANMASSSANAGVSDAGALESDVEQTIHEYADRVNDDEEYEEYDVDGFADDIEDEYPELLAERYAESGPTIVDIVDVNVETGSEGEEIESVTVDLVYETRSTTVDREIELEDLNE; this is translated from the coding sequence ATGACAGAACATACTGACAACCGCGGCCAGCTCATCCTCGCCGGAGCAGTCGTCTTCTCGCTTGTACTGATCGGTATCGTCGTGGTCTTTTCGACGACGCTTTTCACCGCGAACATGGCGTCAAGCTCGGCGAACGCGGGGGTGTCTGATGCGGGGGCGTTGGAGTCTGACGTAGAGCAGACCATCCATGAGTACGCCGACCGAGTGAACGACGATGAGGAGTACGAAGAGTACGATGTGGATGGCTTCGCGGACGATATCGAAGACGAGTATCCAGAGCTACTTGCCGAACGGTACGCCGAGTCCGGACCTACCATTGTTGACATTGTTGATGTGAATGTTGAAACAGGATCAGAGGGAGAGGAAATTGAGAGCGTCACCGTCGACTTGGTCTACGAAACACGATCGACCACGGTCGATCGAGAGATTGAGTTGGAGGACCTCAACGAATGA
- a CDS encoding pantoate kinase, translating into MTDEATVFVPGHITGFFTISEDDDPTKAGSQGAGLALSDGVTVTVQAADERAVYLDDTSIEVESVERVLDALNANVLVDAESDLPLGAGFGVSGALALGAAIATNRVLGRALSENELITIAHGAEVQAGTGLGDVVAQAKGGIPIRLEPGGPQHNTLDAVPSRARVEYLNYDELSTESVLDERGEQLNSAGEKALSLLVQEPTLSSFIYASRGFAREAELLTPRVATVIDDVSDTGGQASMAMLGETVFALGTGLSDAGYEPESCSTYPAGVVFQ; encoded by the coding sequence ATGACTGACGAAGCGACGGTCTTCGTCCCGGGACACATTACGGGATTTTTCACCATTTCGGAGGACGACGATCCGACGAAAGCCGGGTCACAGGGCGCTGGGCTGGCACTCTCCGATGGCGTTACCGTCACCGTGCAGGCGGCCGACGAGCGTGCCGTGTATCTCGACGATACCAGTATCGAGGTCGAATCGGTCGAGCGCGTCCTCGACGCCCTGAACGCGAACGTGCTCGTCGATGCAGAGAGCGACCTGCCGCTGGGAGCCGGGTTTGGTGTTTCGGGGGCACTTGCGCTGGGGGCGGCGATTGCGACCAATCGAGTCCTGGGCAGGGCGCTGTCGGAGAACGAACTGATCACTATCGCACACGGAGCAGAGGTGCAGGCGGGGACTGGCCTCGGTGATGTCGTCGCACAGGCGAAAGGAGGGATCCCGATCAGACTCGAACCGGGCGGCCCTCAGCACAACACGCTTGATGCGGTTCCGTCGCGCGCCCGCGTGGAATATCTGAACTATGATGAGCTATCGACGGAATCGGTACTCGACGAGCGTGGCGAGCAGCTCAATAGCGCCGGAGAAAAGGCACTCTCGCTGCTCGTACAGGAACCGACCCTTTCGAGTTTCATCTACGCCTCGCGTGGGTTCGCACGGGAGGCCGAGTTACTGACGCCACGGGTCGCCACAGTCATCGACGATGTCAGCGATACCGGTGGACAGGCCTCGATGGCGATGCTTGGTGAAACGGTGTTCGCATTGGGGACAGGACTCTCCGATGCGGGCTACGAGCCGGAAAGTTGTAGTACGTATCCGGCTGGCGTGGTGTTCCAGTGA
- a CDS encoding DUF7287 family protein: protein MAGTTKFWTEERAQTAQDFAIGISIFLLVVGAVFAYFPTLFTPYGQAIQGEDTSAQAERVGMLIVDGEGERNTITQEDYDEWFDEKDGEDLQEQAGLASTSQVNVTITPLSPDESGEDVPMSGHTYEDQDASSVSRIVKTDGDWTEDYGDIEETTDEDSDSPAYRLTVRVW from the coding sequence ATGGCGGGAACCACAAAATTCTGGACCGAAGAGCGCGCCCAGACCGCCCAGGACTTCGCGATAGGTATCAGCATCTTCCTGCTGGTCGTCGGCGCGGTGTTTGCGTACTTCCCGACGCTGTTTACTCCCTACGGCCAGGCGATTCAGGGTGAGGATACCAGTGCGCAGGCTGAGCGTGTTGGGATGTTGATCGTAGACGGTGAGGGAGAACGGAATACGATCACGCAGGAGGACTACGATGAGTGGTTCGACGAGAAGGACGGTGAGGACCTACAGGAACAGGCGGGGCTCGCATCGACCTCGCAGGTCAACGTGACGATCACGCCGTTGAGCCCCGATGAGAGTGGTGAGGACGTGCCGATGAGTGGACACACCTACGAGGATCAGGATGCCTCGTCGGTTTCGCGGATAGTGAAGACTGACGGAGACTGGACCGAGGACTACGGCGACATTGAGGAAACCACTGATGAGGATTCAGACTCTCCAGCGTACCGACTCACAGTGAGGGTGTGGTAA
- a CDS encoding type II secretion system F family protein, translated as MSLDRTGGSGGGVGSGDGLGDAFYPLYERLFADDSDFVADVEQKLAEARMPSTVEMYISRALAIGVISGVILWALGTLLGYSLVAMGLFGQDPLLGIPIGNEALLELVISLRVPLVIAVTGLVFGTIGFAVGFGALVAVPYSRSSARKREINMLLPDAVSFMYALSVGGLNQLEILEAMANAEDTYGEVAREFQTIVQETEYFDTDYRSAIRNQAMSSPSDELSQFLTDMLSIVNSGGDMQSFLDDKKEKHMRTAKQQQEMTLETLELFGEMYMTLSLFPLLLIIILVIMEMMGQDQTMMLYGTVYALVPLTGLGFLVLISTVKEDEPGDGYLNPEGSSQWVKVDTDTGILNLGLIEEYTGEFGVFDRMKDREGTYETLKIIRRPHIFFRDNPLMTLALTVPVALVVVVTALASGSVPTSWEGMQENAVWGTFAYVYLPLYIILVPLTIFYEWNVRHRKKVLSDMSDSLRKLSSANDTGMTLLESFSTVSDTSSGKLATEFETMYAKVNYGMSLRDALVEFNNKYHMPRMARTIKLISKAQEASSQITDVLTTAAQASENQDDIERERRSRTLMQVVIIIMTYLTLLAVMAILQTQFLDVMSGLTEGAAGADELEGAGGGGGPEALGSDVDTQLMSMLFLHAVTMQAILSGMISGYIRDAEILSGMKFVIVLMTIALVTWMLIT; from the coding sequence ATGAGCCTCGACAGGACTGGGGGCTCCGGTGGCGGCGTTGGCTCCGGTGACGGTCTCGGTGATGCGTTCTACCCGCTGTACGAGCGACTGTTCGCCGACGATAGCGATTTCGTCGCCGACGTCGAGCAGAAACTGGCTGAGGCCCGGATGCCGTCGACGGTCGAGATGTACATTTCACGGGCGCTCGCGATTGGCGTCATCAGTGGCGTCATTCTGTGGGCACTGGGAACGCTGCTTGGCTACTCACTGGTCGCTATGGGGTTGTTCGGGCAGGACCCACTCCTTGGCATCCCCATCGGGAACGAGGCGCTGCTAGAGCTGGTCATCAGCCTGCGTGTCCCGCTGGTTATCGCCGTTACTGGACTCGTCTTCGGGACGATCGGGTTTGCAGTCGGCTTTGGAGCACTCGTTGCGGTCCCGTACTCCCGGTCGTCCGCACGGAAACGCGAGATCAACATGCTGTTGCCCGATGCAGTCTCGTTCATGTACGCCCTCTCGGTGGGCGGGCTGAATCAACTTGAGATCCTCGAAGCGATGGCCAATGCGGAGGATACCTACGGCGAAGTCGCTCGCGAGTTCCAGACGATCGTCCAGGAGACCGAGTATTTCGATACCGACTACCGGAGCGCGATCCGCAACCAGGCAATGAGCTCGCCCAGCGACGAGTTGAGCCAGTTTCTGACGGACATGCTCTCGATCGTCAATAGCGGCGGGGACATGCAGAGCTTCCTCGACGACAAGAAAGAAAAGCACATGCGAACCGCCAAACAGCAACAGGAGATGACCCTCGAAACCCTGGAGCTGTTCGGGGAGATGTACATGACGCTGTCGCTGTTTCCGCTGTTGCTCATCATCATCCTCGTCATCATGGAGATGATGGGGCAGGACCAGACGATGATGCTGTACGGAACCGTCTACGCGCTGGTTCCCCTGACCGGCCTCGGATTTCTGGTGCTTATCTCCACCGTCAAAGAGGACGAACCGGGTGACGGCTATCTCAATCCGGAAGGATCGAGCCAGTGGGTGAAAGTCGATACAGATACTGGGATTCTCAATCTCGGGTTGATCGAGGAGTACACCGGCGAGTTCGGCGTCTTCGACCGGATGAAAGACCGGGAGGGCACCTACGAGACGCTGAAGATCATCCGCCGACCACACATCTTCTTCAGGGATAATCCGCTGATGACGCTGGCACTGACTGTGCCCGTTGCACTCGTCGTCGTCGTCACTGCTCTGGCATCCGGCTCAGTGCCGACCTCGTGGGAGGGGATGCAGGAGAACGCGGTCTGGGGAACGTTCGCCTACGTCTACCTGCCGCTGTACATCATACTCGTACCGCTGACCATCTTCTACGAGTGGAACGTCAGACACCGAAAGAAGGTGCTCAGCGATATGTCCGACAGTCTCCGAAAGCTCTCCAGTGCGAACGACACCGGGATGACGCTCCTGGAGTCGTTTAGCACGGTCTCGGATACCTCGTCGGGTAAACTCGCCACCGAGTTCGAGACGATGTACGCGAAGGTCAACTACGGAATGAGCCTCCGGGATGCCCTCGTCGAGTTCAACAACAAGTACCACATGCCGCGGATGGCCCGGACGATCAAACTCATCAGCAAGGCCCAGGAGGCCTCCAGTCAGATCACGGACGTGCTCACCACCGCTGCACAGGCCAGCGAGAACCAGGACGATATCGAGCGCGAGCGCCGGTCCAGGACCCTGATGCAGGTCGTCATCATCATCATGACGTATCTGACGCTGCTGGCTGTGATGGCGATCCTCCAGACGCAGTTCCTCGACGTGATGTCCGGCCTGACAGAGGGCGCGGCGGGTGCCGACGAACTCGAAGGCGCGGGCGGTGGGGGCGGTCCCGAAGCGCTCGGCTCGGACGTCGACACCCAGCTCATGTCGATGCTGTTCCTGCATGCGGTGACCATGCAGGCGATCCTCTCGGGGATGATCAGCGGCTATATCCGTGACGCCGAGATCCTCAGTGGGATGAAGTTCGTGATCGTGCTGATGACGATCGCACTGGTGACCTGGATGTTGATCACCTAA